A window from Phalacrocorax carbo chromosome 20, bPhaCar2.1, whole genome shotgun sequence encodes these proteins:
- the SRM gene encoding spermidine synthase, with the protein MSLTANGKAAAAARWRRWAGRRLGPSARLPRRRGQAAAARRCPGAAGPGRAGMERGAAALIREGWFRETCRLWPGQAMSLQVEELLHHQRSRYQEILVFRSTTYGNVLVLDGVIQCTERDEFSYQEMIANLPLCSHPDPRKVLIIGGGDGGVLREVVKHPTVESVVQCEIDEDVIQVSKKYLPGMAVGYSSAKLTLHVGDGFEFMKQNQEAFDVIITDSSDPMGPAESLFKESYYQLMKTALREDGILCCQGECQWLHLDLIKEMRQFCKSLFPVVEYAYCTIPTYPSGQIGFMLCSKNPNTNFREPVQQLSQQQVEERSLKYYNSDIHRAAFILPEFARKALSDV; encoded by the exons ATGAGCTTGACCGCCAATGgaaaggcggcggcggcggcgcgctGGCGgcggtgggcggggcggcgcctGGGCCCCTCTGCTCGCCTCCCGCGCCGGCGGGgtcaggcggcggcggcgcgcaggtgcccgggggcggccgggccgggccgggccgggatGGAGCGCGGAGCGGCGGCGCTGATCCGCGAGGGCTGGTTCCGCGAAACCTGCCGGCTGTGGCCGGGACAGGCCATGTCGCTGCAGGTGGAGGAGCTCCTGCATCACCAGCGCTCCCGCTATCAGGAGATACTCGTTTTCCGCAG CACCACCTACGGCAACGTCCTGGTCCTGGACGGGGTGATCCAGTGCACGGAGCGGGACGAGTTCTCCTACCAGGAAATGATCGCCAACCTGCCCCTCTGCAGCCACCCCGACCCCCGCAAG gtgCTGATCATCGGTGGCGGCGATGGGGGAGTGCTGCGAGAGGTGGTGAAACACCCGACCGTGGAGTCTGTGGTGCAGTGCGAAATCGATGAG GATGTGATCCAGGTATCTAAGAAATACCTCCCAGGGATGGCAGTGGGGTATTCCAGCGCTAAGCTGACCTTGCATGTGGGAGATGGTTTTGAGTTCATGAAACAAAATCAAGAAGCCTTTGATGTCATTATCACAGACTCGTCTGACCCCATGG GTCCTGCAGAAAGCTTATTCAAAGAATCCTACTACCAGCTGATGAAGACAGCCCTGCGAGAAGACGGGATTCTTTGCTGCCAAG GTGAGTGCCAGTGGCTGCACCTGGATCTCATTAAGGAGATGCGTCAGTTCTGCAAGTCTCTATTCCCTGTTGTGGAATATGCCTATTGCACCATCCCCACGTATCCCAGCGGGCAGATTGGCTTCATGCTCTGCAGCAAGAACCCG AACACAAATTTCCGGGAGCCTGTGCAGCAGCTTTCACAGCAACAAGTAGAAGAGAGGAGTCTGAAATACTACAACTCTGATATTCATCGGGCAGCTTTCATTCTGCCAGAGTTTGCACGGAAG GCCCTGAGCGATGTGTGA
- the CORT gene encoding cortistatin isoform X1, whose amino-acid sequence MRGSDGIFSLKSIQGGVTGIGSWIPGTVMLLVASLVSVLLLVWSVRATALPGEERLALQNTREQSTVRKDAILKMLAGLLDSVDTGREVASPDMEEEGKLEEERAVLGRLAQLSQRDRKAPCKNFFWKTFTSC is encoded by the exons ATGCGTGGAAGTGATGGCATCTTTTCCCTCAAGAGCATCCAGGGTGGTGTAACTGGCATTGGGAGCTGGATTCCAGGAACCGTAATGCTG CTGGTGGCCAGCCTGGTGTCCGTTCTGTTGCTGGTGTGGAGCGTGAGAGCCACTGCACTGCCCGGAGAAGAGAGACTCGCACTACAGAACACTAGG GAACAGAGCACAGTCCGGAAGGACGCCATCCTGAAGATGCTGGCAGGCCTGCTGGACAGCGTGGACACAGGACGTGAGGTGGCTTCCCCAGACATGGAAGAGGAGGGCAAGCTGGAAGAGGAGCGGGCAGTGCTGGGGCGGCTCGCCCAGCTATCACAGCGGGACCGCAAGGCCCCCTGCAAAAACTTCTTCTGGAAAACCTTCACCTCCTGCTAG
- the CORT gene encoding cortistatin isoform X2 translates to MQLVASLVSVLLLVWSVRATALPGEERLALQNTREQSTVRKDAILKMLAGLLDSVDTGREVASPDMEEEGKLEEERAVLGRLAQLSQRDRKAPCKNFFWKTFTSC, encoded by the exons ATGCAGCTGGTGGCCAGCCTGGTGTCCGTTCTGTTGCTGGTGTGGAGCGTGAGAGCCACTGCACTGCCCGGAGAAGAGAGACTCGCACTACAGAACACTAGG GAACAGAGCACAGTCCGGAAGGACGCCATCCTGAAGATGCTGGCAGGCCTGCTGGACAGCGTGGACACAGGACGTGAGGTGGCTTCCCCAGACATGGAAGAGGAGGGCAAGCTGGAAGAGGAGCGGGCAGTGCTGGGGCGGCTCGCCCAGCTATCACAGCGGGACCGCAAGGCCCCCTGCAAAAACTTCTTCTGGAAAACCTTCACCTCCTGCTAG